The following coding sequences are from one Culex quinquefasciatus strain JHB chromosome 1, VPISU_Cqui_1.0_pri_paternal, whole genome shotgun sequence window:
- the LOC119765547 gene encoding uncharacterized protein LOC119765547: MGRNRFAIEVAVGVLLSAGGWGTYLMKLATNVFQSDPAVHVWSRVASVEPTEAATLFRTHTPQTHIVSYSGGHQFDDQFVGDPRLSSHPCTTLISSSGIKSPAPKCCQENTNPSPKLRSRKIKEF; encoded by the exons ATGGGAAGGAACCGGTTTGCGATCGAGGTAGCGGTTGGTGTTTTACTTTCCGCGGGAGGTTGGGGCACATACCTGATGAaactg gcaacaaaCGTATTCCAATCAGATCCTGCCGTCCACGTGTGGTCCCGCGTTGCATCCGTAGAACCCACGGAAGCAGCCACGTTGTTTCGTACGCATACTCCACAAACCCACATTGTCTCGTACTCCGGTGGCCATCAATTCGACGATCAATTCGTCGGAGATCCAAGATTGTCTTCGCATCCCTGTACAACTTTGATCAGCTCGTCGGGGATCAAAAGTCCAGCACCAAAATGCTGCCAGGAGAACACCAATCCAAGCCCGAAGCTGCGGTCAAGGAAAATCAAGGAATTTTGA